TTGCCTTAGGTGGTTCAGTCATTTTCTTTGGCTTTACCAATGACTGGAATCCGATTGGTTTAAGCAACCTATGGCAGCACGGTGGCTTCTTTCCCAACGGTATTAGTGGCATGTTGCTTTCCTTGCAGATGGTCTTATTTGCATACGTTGGTATTGAGATGATTGGTTTATCTGCTGGCGAGGCAGAGAACCCACGCAAAACTATTCCGATGGCAATTGATTCCTTGGCATGGCGCATCTTGATTTTTTACATGGGCGCGATCCTCGTCATCTTGGCGATCTTTCCTTGGAATGAAGTTGGCCAGCAAGGCAGTCCATTTGTCGTGATGTTTGAGCGAATTGGTTTGCGTGAAGCCGCTGGAATTATTAACTTTGTAGTCATTACTGCAGCCTTGTCATCCTGTAATGCCGGCATCTTCAGCGGTGGGCGACTCTTATATGCACTCTCAGTCAATGGCTATGCGCCGTCACCATTTGCCAAATTATCCAAATACGGTGTTCCACATCGTGCGGTGATGGCAACAGTCGCAGTTTGTATGACTGGCGTGGTACTGAACTACTTCGTTCCGGACAAGGCATTCCAATACATCATGGCCGCAGTGACCTTTGTCGGCTTGATGGTGTGGATCGCTATTGTGATTACTCAAATTCAGTTTCGTCGCTCGCTTACTAAAACCCAGGTTGCCGAGTTGGCATATCGAACACCTTGGTGGCCCTATTCCTCATGGTTTGCATTGGCATTCATTGCTCTGGTAGTGGTGTTGATGGGCTTTCATGAGGATTCACGGGTTGCCTTGGTCTTAGGCCCGTGCTTATTGGGCGTATATCTCGCCATGTTTTACATCGTTGGCTTGCATCGCAAAACAAAACTAAGTAGTGAATTCAAATAAGGAGATAGAAATGATTGTTGGCGTACCTCAAGAAGTCAAGAATAATGAATTTCGTGTTGGCTTAACCCCAGGCAATGTAAGGGGTTTATGTAAGCAGGGTCACTCCGTTTTAGTGCAGCGTGGGGCTGGTGAGCAGATTGGTCTGAGTGATGAGTCTTATCGTTTGGCAGGAGCTACT
The genomic region above belongs to Polynucleobacter sp. AP-Ainpum-60-G11 and contains:
- a CDS encoding amino acid permease, with protein sequence MALGSTIGVGLFLGSASAIQIAGPSILLGYLLAGIVAFIVLRTLGEMAVHEPVAGSFAAYANTYVGPLAGYMVGWGYWTYWIVVGIAEVTAVGIYMGIWFPETPQWIWALSSILMMGLINLIAVKVFGEFEFWFALIKVVAIVAMIALGGSVIFFGFTNDWNPIGLSNLWQHGGFFPNGISGMLLSLQMVLFAYVGIEMIGLSAGEAENPRKTIPMAIDSLAWRILIFYMGAILVILAIFPWNEVGQQGSPFVVMFERIGLREAAGIINFVVITAALSSCNAGIFSGGRLLYALSVNGYAPSPFAKLSKYGVPHRAVMATVAVCMTGVVLNYFVPDKAFQYIMAAVTFVGLMVWIAIVITQIQFRRSLTKTQVAELAYRTPWWPYSSWFALAFIALVVVLMGFHEDSRVALVLGPCLLGVYLAMFYIVGLHRKTKLSSEFK